CGGCCGCTTCCCCGCTCGGCCGGGCAGGTGTTCTGTCCGCGGGGCACCCCCTCGTCGCTCCCGTCGTGGTCATCGCTTGGGCTGCATCGGGCAGCGGGTCGCCGGGTGGCGGGGAACCGTGTTTAGGCGGCACTAAAAACGCTTTTTACCTCCTCTGATCACCCCACATGCTACCAGGATCGGGCTTCCCCGGCAAGGGCCTATATACGCTCTGTGCCTCCCAAAGAGTTTTATCGCATTGAAGCGATGTATCCCCACATCACCCAGAAGTGGCTGAAGCTTCCCGCCATGACCAGGACGTGGAAAAGTTCGTGAAACCCGAAGTGGTTGGGCAGGAGGTTTGGCCGCTTGAGCGCGTAGACAATGGCGCCCGACGTGTAGAAGACCCCGCCGAGCCCGATCCAGGCAAGCGCCCCGGGGGGCACGGCGCGCAGGAGCAGGGGGAGCACCAAAACGACGATCCAGCCCATGCCGAGGTAGAACAACACCGTCAGCCATCGCGGGGTGCCAAACCAGAAGACTTTCAGAAGGATACCTGCCACGGCAAGCCCCCACACGAGAGCGAACAGCGCCCATCCCCACGGCCCCCTCAGGGGCACCAGGCAGATCGGGCTGTAGGTCCCGGCTATCAACACGTAAATCATCGCGTGGTCGACGCGGCGCAGCGCTGCCGTGCCCCGCGCCGACAGCGGCAGCAGATGGTACAGCGCGCTCGCCGAGTAGAGCAGGATGAGGCTCACACCGAAGAGGGCAAACCCGACGGTGTGCCAGACAGTGCCCTGGGCCTCGGCGGCACGTACCAGTACGACAAGCGCTGCTACCGATAACAGCGCTCCCGCCGCATGGGTCAGGCCGTTCACCGGCTCGCGAAGACGCACGGACGTCACCACACCTCCGGGGGGTTTCGCTACATGGCTTTGCCGGCG
The Bacillota bacterium DNA segment above includes these coding regions:
- a CDS encoding hemolysin III family protein produces the protein MRLREPVNGLTHAAGALLSVAALVVLVRAAEAQGTVWHTVGFALFGVSLILLYSASALYHLLPLSARGTAALRRVDHAMIYVLIAGTYSPICLVPLRGPWGWALFALVWGLAVAGILLKVFWFGTPRWLTVLFYLGMGWIVVLVLPLLLRAVPPGALAWIGLGGVFYTSGAIVYALKRPNLLPNHFGFHELFHVLVMAGSFSHFWVMWGYIASMR